The Urbifossiella limnaea genome has a window encoding:
- a CDS encoding DUF1501 domain-containing protein: protein MPLPDWFARRAGAGVSRRSALKLGAASVLGLSLPECLAAAGAGAKPAAKNVLVLYEQGGLSHMDTWDPKPEAFVDHRSPFRPIATRVPGVRFTDLLPHTADVADKLAVVRGMHHSRGGADAHPNGTQYALSGAHPAASPLTMPDIGSVVSHVIGSECKYLPPYVMVPGNHEQAAEARTGFLPAGTKVFKTGGRNLADPAWKLDGLVPVRENQSDRLGGRHGLRDALDRQPLGSGASLTDVQGMDRFYDQAFDMLTSPKVSDAFDLKKEPPRVRDAYGPGHRGACYLVGRKLIEAGVRFVTVDTRWPQLADTPRGGNLNWDHHDHIYATGTCELPGATGAGAGRYGIGHWVMMGSVDRAFAALVRDLDQRGLLAETLVCFVSEFGRTPKINKARGRDHWTHAYSIVFAGAGVRGGQVIGRTDRDGGYVVDAAYTPEDYASTIYEKLGIDRAKPVYTASNRPVYFGHLGAPIPGIV, encoded by the coding sequence ATGCCGCTGCCCGACTGGTTCGCCCGCCGCGCCGGCGCCGGCGTCTCACGCCGCTCGGCGCTGAAACTCGGCGCCGCGTCCGTTCTGGGGCTGTCGCTCCCGGAGTGCCTGGCGGCGGCCGGCGCGGGCGCGAAACCGGCCGCGAAGAACGTGCTCGTGCTCTACGAGCAGGGCGGGCTGTCCCACATGGACACGTGGGACCCGAAGCCGGAGGCGTTCGTCGATCACCGCAGCCCGTTCCGGCCGATCGCCACGCGGGTGCCCGGCGTCCGGTTCACGGACCTCCTACCGCACACCGCCGACGTCGCCGACAAGCTCGCCGTGGTACGGGGGATGCACCACTCCCGCGGCGGGGCCGACGCCCACCCGAACGGCACCCAGTACGCCCTCTCCGGCGCCCACCCCGCCGCGTCCCCGCTCACGATGCCGGACATCGGCTCGGTCGTGTCCCACGTGATCGGGTCGGAGTGCAAGTACCTCCCGCCGTACGTCATGGTCCCGGGGAACCACGAGCAGGCGGCCGAGGCGCGGACCGGGTTCCTGCCGGCCGGGACGAAGGTGTTCAAGACCGGCGGCCGGAACCTCGCCGACCCGGCGTGGAAACTCGACGGCCTCGTCCCGGTCCGCGAAAACCAGAGCGACCGGCTCGGCGGCCGGCACGGGCTGCGGGACGCGCTCGACCGCCAGCCGCTCGGCTCAGGCGCATCGCTGACGGACGTCCAGGGGATGGACCGGTTTTACGACCAGGCGTTCGACATGCTCACCAGCCCGAAGGTGTCCGACGCCTTCGACCTCAAGAAGGAACCGCCGCGGGTGCGCGACGCGTACGGCCCGGGCCACCGCGGCGCGTGCTACCTCGTGGGCCGGAAGCTGATCGAGGCCGGGGTGCGGTTCGTCACCGTGGACACCCGCTGGCCGCAACTCGCCGACACCCCGCGCGGCGGCAACCTGAACTGGGACCACCACGACCACATCTACGCCACCGGCACGTGCGAGCTGCCGGGCGCGACCGGGGCCGGGGCGGGGCGGTACGGGATCGGCCACTGGGTGATGATGGGGAGCGTGGACCGGGCGTTCGCGGCGCTCGTCCGCGACCTCGACCAGCGCGGGCTCCTGGCCGAGACGCTGGTCTGCTTCGTGTCGGAGTTCGGCCGCACCCCCAAGATCAACAAGGCGCGGGGCCGCGACCACTGGACGCACGCGTACTCGATCGTGTTCGCCGGGGCGGGCGTCCGCGGCGGGCAGGTGATCGGCCGCACCGACCGCGACGGGGGGTACGTCGTCGACGCGGCGTACACGCCCGAGGACTACGCCAGCACGATCTACGAGAAGCTCGGCATCGACCGCGCGAAGCCGGTGTACACGGCGAGCAACCGGCCGGTGTACTTCGGCCACCTCGGCGCCCCGATCCCCGGGATCGTGTGA
- the tnpC gene encoding IS66 family transposase, with protein MTRPVGRGIPPELAAQMTPAVRAFVLALFAEIDQLRAEVRDLNGRLADRHPTPQNSSLPPSTQHPHARPTPTRPRSRKKRGGQPGHPKHARPLLPTDDCDRVVPLAPTTCRRCHQPLAGTDPSPLRHQVWELPEIKPIVTEYRRDRLTCRCGATTCADLPAGVPVGQSGPRLVAFTGLLMAYFRQSKRRTALFLGSLLGQPCCAALAVKMQHQVTAALRPTYDALAARVPTQPHLGIDKSPTRQAAAKAWLWTCVARWFTVFAIRPTREATLLDDLLTDRFAGVVVCDRAKMYWQVGRLQWCWAHLKRDIQALIEGDDPQGTRVGRDLMRPTREVFRQWSRCRDGTITRADLKRVSEPARRAVEGLLLRGVFSGNPRVVGMCRELHEHRDWLWAFLDHDGVEPTNNASKRALGHVVIWRKLSFGTQSERGSRFVETMLSVIETCRQQKRDVFRCVTAAVEAHFARRPAPLLLAGV; from the coding sequence ATGACGCGACCCGTCGGCCGCGGGATCCCGCCCGAACTCGCCGCCCAGATGACGCCCGCCGTGCGGGCGTTCGTCCTCGCCCTGTTCGCCGAGATCGACCAACTCCGGGCCGAGGTCCGCGACCTCAACGGCCGACTCGCCGACCGGCACCCGACGCCCCAGAACTCGTCTCTCCCGCCCAGCACCCAGCACCCGCACGCCAGGCCGACCCCGACCCGCCCCCGATCCCGCAAGAAGCGGGGCGGACAACCCGGTCACCCCAAGCACGCCCGACCGCTCCTCCCGACCGACGACTGCGACCGGGTCGTGCCACTCGCGCCGACGACGTGCCGGCGGTGCCACCAGCCCCTCGCCGGGACCGACCCGTCCCCGCTCCGGCATCAGGTCTGGGAACTCCCCGAGATCAAGCCGATCGTCACCGAGTACCGGCGCGACCGGCTCACCTGCCGGTGCGGGGCGACGACCTGCGCCGACCTCCCGGCCGGCGTCCCCGTCGGCCAGTCCGGCCCGCGGCTGGTCGCCTTCACCGGCCTGCTCATGGCCTACTTCCGCCAGAGCAAGCGGCGGACCGCGCTGTTCCTCGGCTCGCTCCTCGGCCAGCCGTGCTGTGCGGCGCTGGCGGTGAAGATGCAGCACCAGGTGACCGCCGCCCTCCGCCCGACGTACGACGCGCTCGCGGCCCGGGTGCCGACCCAGCCGCACCTCGGCATCGACAAGTCGCCGACCCGGCAGGCGGCGGCGAAGGCCTGGCTGTGGACGTGCGTGGCGCGGTGGTTCACCGTGTTCGCCATCCGCCCGACCCGGGAGGCGACCCTCCTCGACGACCTGCTGACCGACCGGTTCGCCGGCGTGGTCGTGTGCGACCGGGCCAAGATGTACTGGCAGGTGGGCCGGCTCCAGTGGTGCTGGGCGCACCTGAAGCGGGACATCCAGGCGCTGATCGAAGGCGACGACCCGCAGGGGACGCGGGTCGGCCGCGACCTGATGCGGCCGACCCGGGAGGTGTTCCGGCAGTGGTCGCGGTGCCGGGACGGGACGATCACCCGGGCGGACCTGAAGCGGGTGTCTGAGCCGGCCCGCCGCGCGGTCGAGGGGTTGCTGCTGCGCGGGGTGTTCAGCGGGAACCCGCGGGTGGTCGGCATGTGTCGGGAACTGCACGAGCACCGGGACTGGTTGTGGGCGTTCCTGGACCACGACGGGGTGGAGCCGACGAACAACGCGAGCAAGCGGGCGCTGGGGCACGTGGTGATCTGGCGGAAGCTGTCGTTCGGGACGCAGAGCGAGCGGGGGAGCCGGTTCGTGGAGACGATGCTGAGCGTGATCGAGACCTGCCGGCAGCAGAAGCGGGACGTGTTCCGGTGCGTGACGGCGGCCGTCGAAGCTCACTTCGCCCGACGACCCGCGCCCCTGCTACTCGCCGGGGTGTGA
- a CDS encoding alpha/beta hydrolase family protein — translation MRRTFRPGMLRGAAIVAVFLAAAGALRSADDVPFVARLDKTEQRYVVVRPKGFDAALANTAVVALHGHGSDRWQFVTQDRGECKGTRDVAAAHGFLLVCLDYRAKTSWMGPAAEADVLQILDELRAKYGVRRVVVAGGSMGGTAALAFAALLPDQVAGCASLNGSANVVEYEGSFARRMSST, via the coding sequence ATGAGACGCACGTTCAGGCCCGGGATGCTCCGGGGTGCCGCCATCGTCGCCGTGTTCCTGGCCGCGGCCGGCGCGCTCCGGTCGGCGGACGACGTGCCCTTTGTCGCCCGCCTGGACAAGACCGAGCAGCGGTACGTCGTGGTACGGCCGAAGGGGTTCGACGCGGCGCTGGCCAACACCGCCGTTGTCGCCCTCCACGGCCACGGCTCCGACCGCTGGCAGTTCGTGACGCAGGACCGCGGCGAGTGCAAGGGGACGCGGGATGTGGCCGCGGCGCACGGCTTTCTCCTCGTCTGCCTCGACTACCGGGCGAAGACCTCGTGGATGGGGCCGGCGGCCGAGGCCGACGTGCTGCAGATCCTGGACGAGCTGAGGGCGAAGTACGGGGTGCGGCGGGTGGTCGTGGCCGGCGGGTCGATGGGCGGGACGGCCGCCCTCGCGTTCGCCGCCCTCCTCCCCGACCAGGTGGCCGGGTGCGCGTCGCTGAACGGCTCCGCGAACGTGGTCGAGTACGAGGGCTCCTTCGCCCGGCGGATGTCGTCCACGTAG
- a CDS encoding c-type cytochrome: protein MKPFGSALLAVAAVAVAASPAAAAPVVPGLSNTHPLTEPQVGRLLMSELRCAACHGGKDTAPAIDRSAPDLSDVGARVAPDYLRRFLAAPAAAHPGTPMPDLLAAEPAGQRERIAEALTHFLVAQSPGKFTRQPFADRDPTAGKALFHSVGCVVCHSPRDDAGKEVAAEAVVGLGHVPEKYSHPSLRGFLREPTRVRPSGRMPDMKLTPAEADAVAAYLVGATATKVAALEPRADLVALGKEHFRRLNCAACHTLGGVPPAPPVRPLDGADAARGCLSDQPGKAPRFGLSAAQAKAVRAALAAPAAPASDKDRLATTLVAFNCVGCHKRDNYGGVSEGLDEFFRASEKELGDEGRIPPPLTLVGAKLQRVAMQKVLFDGDGVRPYMTTRMPQFGEPNLRHLPDLFAALDTVKGVEFRLPRAEGGDQQERDRERVMRAAGRDLVGDQGLNCIACHSFNGKAPNREGIELLTSTQRLQPAWFYQFLRDPSAFRPRTVMPTSWPGGKAVHTKILDGDTDRQIESIWYYLSLGTSAADPSGMRSADTLLTVTDAARTYRGRSSVAGYRGIAVGFPDKLNYAFNAETGTLSALWRGDFVRVNRGGQGSGGFNPAAKAVQLAQDLSFYALADERAAWPLRPVTNKDVPANPDPLYAKNGGYQFKGYQLDAAAVPTFLYRTGDVEVGDRSAAENPDEKPRLVRQLSFDSPAARTVWFRALTGKVEAESKVVFKTPDLRVGVPPVPFVLRPTAADPRAKELLLRLDIPAGRSTRTLTYDILP from the coding sequence GTGAAGCCGTTCGGGTCTGCCCTGCTCGCGGTGGCGGCCGTCGCTGTCGCCGCTTCCCCGGCGGCCGCCGCGCCCGTCGTCCCGGGCCTTTCCAACACGCACCCGCTGACCGAACCGCAGGTCGGTCGGCTCTTGATGAGCGAGTTGCGGTGCGCGGCCTGCCACGGCGGGAAGGACACCGCTCCGGCGATCGATCGATCCGCCCCGGACCTATCGGACGTCGGCGCCCGGGTCGCGCCGGACTACCTGCGGCGGTTCCTGGCCGCGCCGGCGGCGGCGCACCCCGGCACGCCCATGCCCGACCTGCTCGCGGCCGAACCGGCCGGGCAGCGGGAGAGAATTGCCGAGGCCCTCACGCACTTCCTCGTCGCCCAGTCGCCGGGGAAATTCACCCGCCAGCCGTTCGCCGACCGCGACCCGACCGCCGGGAAGGCGCTGTTCCACTCGGTCGGCTGCGTCGTCTGTCATTCCCCCCGCGACGACGCCGGTAAGGAGGTCGCCGCCGAAGCGGTCGTCGGGCTGGGGCACGTGCCCGAGAAGTACAGCCACCCGTCGCTGAGAGGCTTCCTCCGCGAACCCACCCGCGTCCGGCCGTCGGGCCGGATGCCGGACATGAAGCTGACGCCCGCCGAGGCCGACGCGGTCGCCGCCTACTTGGTGGGAGCGACGGCCACGAAGGTCGCGGCGCTGGAGCCGCGGGCCGACCTCGTCGCCCTCGGCAAAGAGCACTTCCGGCGGCTGAACTGCGCGGCCTGCCATACGCTCGGCGGTGTTCCGCCGGCCCCCCCGGTCCGCCCGCTCGACGGGGCGGACGCGGCCCGCGGGTGTCTGTCCGATCAGCCGGGCAAGGCGCCGCGCTTCGGCCTGAGTGCGGCGCAAGCGAAGGCGGTCCGCGCGGCGCTCGCGGCCCCGGCCGCGCCGGCGTCCGACAAGGACCGGCTGGCGACGACGCTCGTCGCGTTCAACTGCGTCGGCTGCCACAAGCGGGACAACTACGGCGGGGTGTCCGAGGGGCTCGACGAGTTCTTCCGGGCGAGCGAGAAGGAGCTGGGCGACGAGGGCCGCATCCCGCCCCCGCTGACGCTCGTCGGGGCCAAGCTCCAGCGGGTGGCGATGCAGAAGGTCCTGTTCGACGGCGACGGCGTGCGGCCGTACATGACGACCCGCATGCCCCAGTTCGGGGAGCCGAACCTGCGCCACCTGCCGGACCTGTTCGCCGCGCTCGACACCGTCAAGGGGGTCGAGTTCCGCCTCCCCCGGGCCGAGGGCGGGGACCAGCAGGAGCGGGACCGGGAGCGCGTGATGCGGGCCGCCGGCCGCGACCTCGTCGGCGACCAGGGGTTGAACTGCATCGCCTGCCACAGCTTCAACGGCAAGGCGCCGAACCGCGAGGGGATCGAACTGCTGACGAGCACCCAGCGGCTCCAGCCGGCCTGGTTCTACCAGTTCCTCCGCGACCCGAGCGCCTTCCGGCCGCGGACCGTCATGCCAACCTCGTGGCCCGGCGGGAAGGCCGTCCACACGAAGATTCTGGACGGCGACACCGACCGGCAGATCGAGTCGATCTGGTACTATCTGTCGCTCGGCACGTCGGCCGCCGACCCGTCCGGGATGCGCTCCGCCGACACGCTCCTGACCGTCACCGACGCCGCCCGCACGTACCGCGGTCGCAGCAGTGTGGCCGGCTACCGCGGGATCGCGGTCGGGTTCCCGGACAAGTTGAACTACGCCTTCAACGCCGAGACGGGCACGCTGTCGGCGCTCTGGCGGGGCGACTTCGTGCGCGTCAACCGAGGGGGGCAGGGGTCGGGCGGGTTCAACCCCGCCGCCAAGGCCGTTCAACTCGCCCAGGACCTCTCCTTCTACGCCCTCGCCGACGAGCGGGCCGCCTGGCCGCTCCGGCCAGTGACGAACAAGGACGTGCCGGCCAACCCCGACCCGCTGTACGCGAAGAACGGCGGCTACCAGTTCAAGGGGTATCAGCTCGACGCCGCCGCGGTCCCGACCTTCCTGTACCGCACCGGCGACGTCGAGGTCGGGGACCGGTCGGCGGCAGAAAACCCCGACGAGAAACCCCGTCTGGTCCGCCAGCTGTCGTTCGACTCGCCCGCGGCCCGGACCGTGTGGTTCCGGGCGCTCACGGGGAAGGTCGAGGCCGAATCGAAGGTCGTGTTCAAGACCCCCGACCTGCGGGTCGGTGTCCCGCCGGTGCCGTTCGTCCTCCGCCCGACCGCCGCCGACCCGCGGGCGAAGGAACTGCTGCTCAGGCTCGACATTCCCGCAGGCCGATCCACCCGGACACTGACCTATGACATCCTCCCATAG
- a CDS encoding DUF7133 domain-containing protein, whose amino-acid sequence MTSSHSRFGRVLVLAAACALAPVPAGAEDVGGRWGTEEREREYYPVVNVPIPKGLVVEAGAFCPLPDGRIAVGTRHGEIHILSGVDEKRPDPAYHLFATGLDEVFGLAYKDGAFYVTQSCELTRVTDTNGDGKADRFETVSDAWGYANYHEYAFGSKFDKAGNLHVALGLSNSYDSYALFRGFVLQISPDGKTRALASGLRSPGGIGYNEHGALFYAESQGPWNCSCSLKPVAPGSFQGHPASFNWYKFAPELGPVPEMPRSGSRVVVERDRVKQLSPPAVIFPYVRMGRSITGFSVNGTAGKFGPFDGQMFLGDYTLSVIMRATTEQVNGVWQGACYPFREGLSTGILNVEFTKGGSLICGGTNRGWPVRGIKPFALERLDWSGKVPFEIQRVTAESTGFKVAFTKAVDAATGGDPKAYRVSTFTHPYHRGYGGPEIERTTPTVERVTLAPDGLSASLVLSTLARGHVHEFDLGALRARDNETLLHRHAYYTLNEIPAAK is encoded by the coding sequence ATGACATCCTCCCATAGCCGGTTCGGCCGGGTGCTGGTTCTCGCCGCGGCCTGCGCCCTCGCCCCGGTCCCGGCCGGGGCCGAGGACGTGGGCGGCCGGTGGGGCACCGAGGAGCGCGAGCGGGAGTACTACCCGGTCGTGAACGTCCCCATCCCCAAGGGGCTGGTGGTCGAGGCCGGCGCGTTCTGCCCGCTCCCGGACGGCCGCATCGCGGTCGGCACGCGGCACGGCGAGATCCACATCCTGAGCGGGGTCGACGAGAAGCGGCCGGACCCGGCGTACCACCTCTTCGCCACCGGGCTCGACGAGGTCTTCGGGCTCGCCTACAAGGACGGCGCGTTCTACGTCACGCAGAGCTGCGAACTCACGCGCGTGACCGACACGAACGGCGACGGCAAGGCCGACCGGTTCGAGACGGTGTCCGACGCCTGGGGCTACGCGAACTACCACGAGTACGCCTTCGGCTCGAAGTTCGACAAGGCCGGGAACCTGCACGTGGCGCTCGGGCTGTCGAACTCCTACGACTCGTACGCGCTGTTCCGCGGGTTCGTGCTGCAGATCAGCCCCGACGGCAAGACGCGGGCGCTGGCCAGCGGGCTGCGGAGCCCGGGCGGGATCGGGTACAACGAGCACGGGGCGCTCTTCTACGCCGAGAGCCAGGGGCCGTGGAACTGCTCGTGCAGCCTGAAGCCGGTCGCCCCGGGCAGCTTCCAGGGGCACCCGGCGAGCTTCAACTGGTACAAGTTCGCACCGGAGCTCGGCCCGGTCCCTGAAATGCCCAGGTCCGGCTCGCGGGTCGTCGTCGAGCGGGACCGGGTGAAGCAACTCTCCCCGCCAGCAGTCATCTTCCCGTACGTCCGCATGGGCCGGTCGATCACCGGGTTCTCGGTGAACGGCACGGCCGGCAAGTTCGGGCCGTTCGACGGCCAGATGTTCCTCGGCGACTACACCCTGTCGGTGATCATGCGGGCCACCACCGAGCAGGTGAACGGCGTGTGGCAGGGCGCCTGCTACCCGTTCCGCGAGGGGCTCTCGACCGGCATCCTGAACGTCGAGTTTACCAAGGGCGGGAGCCTGATCTGCGGCGGCACGAACCGCGGCTGGCCGGTCCGCGGGATCAAGCCGTTCGCCCTCGAACGGCTCGACTGGAGCGGGAAGGTGCCGTTCGAGATCCAGCGCGTCACCGCCGAGTCGACGGGCTTCAAGGTCGCGTTCACGAAGGCGGTGGACGCGGCAACCGGCGGCGACCCGAAGGCGTACCGGGTGTCCACCTTCACCCACCCGTACCACCGGGGGTACGGCGGGCCGGAGATCGAGCGGACGACCCCGACGGTCGAGCGGGTGACCCTCGCCCCCGACGGGCTGTCGGCGAGTCTGGTGCTGAGCACCCTGGCCCGCGGGCACGTCCACGAGTTCGACCTCGGGGCCCTCCGCGCGCGGGACAACGAAACCCTCCTGCACCGGCACGCGTACTACACGCTCAACGAGATCCCGGCGGCGAAGTAG
- a CDS encoding helix-turn-helix domain-containing protein, producing MRPYSMDLRVRVLAAIDAGDPTAEVAEAFTVSPAWVRRLVQRRRRTGEVEPRTAKDTRVPKLAAHLPRIRELLTATPDMTPAELRVELRVAVALSTLWAAVRSLGYTFKESHPGGRAGPAGRAGRPRRLAAGGRPGPRPDPGGVRG from the coding sequence ATGCGGCCGTACTCGATGGACCTACGGGTCCGCGTCCTGGCCGCCATCGACGCCGGCGACCCGACCGCCGAGGTCGCCGAGGCGTTCACCGTCAGCCCGGCCTGGGTCCGGCGGCTCGTCCAGCGCCGCCGAAGGACCGGGGAGGTCGAGCCCCGGACGGCCAAGGACACCCGGGTGCCGAAGCTCGCCGCCCACCTCCCCCGCATCCGGGAACTCCTCACCGCCACCCCGGACATGACCCCGGCCGAACTCCGGGTCGAGTTGCGGGTGGCCGTCGCCCTTTCGACCCTGTGGGCCGCCGTCCGGTCCCTCGGGTACACGTTCAAAGAAAGTCACCCAGGCGGCCGAGCGGGACCGGCCGGACGTGCAGGCCGCCCGCGACGCCTGGCAGCGGGAGGTCGCCCCGGCCCTCGACCCGACCCGGGTGGTGTTCGTGGATGA
- a CDS encoding 3-keto-disaccharide hydrolase, with the protein MKTPLLLALALAAPDFKPDQRTLPVPAPKGATVLLDGTGKHSFLSMAGGKIDWPVEDGVATSTSNKRNQNHLVSKLHFRDADIHVEFLLPEKGPGNSGVYIHGHYEVQILNSFGKAKVTQEDAGSLYGFAAPAENACRKPGEWQVLDIRYRAPRRDDAGKITEKGTVTVWFNGKKVQDDTGFGEPKSTFHPFRFGNTPYLDKIRDRQTKTATGPVFLQDHGNPVKFRNVWVLPADDRAFVYEPGEK; encoded by the coding sequence ATGAAAACTCCCCTTCTACTCGCGCTGGCACTCGCAGCGCCGGACTTCAAACCGGACCAGCGTACGCTCCCGGTTCCGGCGCCCAAGGGCGCGACCGTGCTCCTCGACGGCACGGGGAAGCACTCGTTCCTGAGCATGGCGGGCGGGAAGATCGATTGGCCGGTGGAGGACGGCGTGGCCACCTCGACGTCCAACAAGAGGAACCAGAACCACCTCGTCTCCAAGTTGCACTTCCGGGACGCCGACATCCACGTCGAGTTCCTGCTGCCGGAGAAGGGGCCGGGGAACAGCGGCGTGTACATCCACGGGCACTACGAGGTCCAGATCCTGAACTCGTTCGGCAAGGCGAAGGTCACCCAGGAGGACGCCGGCTCCCTCTACGGGTTCGCGGCGCCCGCGGAAAACGCGTGCCGCAAGCCGGGCGAGTGGCAGGTGTTGGACATCCGGTACCGCGCCCCGCGACGGGACGACGCCGGCAAGATTACCGAGAAGGGGACCGTTACGGTCTGGTTCAACGGGAAGAAGGTGCAGGACGACACCGGGTTCGGCGAGCCCAAATCGACGTTCCACCCGTTCCGGTTCGGCAACACCCCGTACCTGGACAAGATCCGGGACCGACAGACGAAGACGGCGACCGGCCCGGTGTTTCTGCAGGACCACGGCAACCCGGTGAAGTTCCGCAACGTCTGGGTGCTCCCGGCGGACGACCGCGCCTTCGTGTACGAACCGGGCGAAAAATGA
- a CDS encoding ThuA domain-containing protein, which produces MLSAVVRRLPHAPRYVGLTVAALALVAAPGRPSPAAAHPVPESPLWLTYPGGDGPGKGKHVVFVAADQEYRSEYALPMLARLLAKHHGFHCTVLFGVNDKGEVDPTMKIRWEDKTVTHNVPGLEHLDKADLVVFFTRLLSLPDRQLAHVYRYLDSGKPVIGIRTANHGFLGFEYKMDGKRVDFGEDVLGGSFRSHHGRWQADSTRGVIVEQNKNHPVLKGVRDVWGLTDVYRTYKVGGALPAGCTPLLDGQPLKGRNPDDAPNPDLIALPVAWVKTWTGNTRKTARVFHTTMGSAEDYRNPGLRRLTVNAAYWCLGLEEKIDPASKVDLVGEYQPPGSGFNYAKLNVVPRPPSIYK; this is translated from the coding sequence ATGCTGTCAGCCGTCGTCCGCCGTCTTCCCCACGCACCCCGCTACGTCGGCCTGACGGTCGCGGCGCTCGCGCTCGTGGCAGCCCCGGGTCGCCCCTCGCCCGCGGCCGCCCACCCGGTGCCCGAGAGCCCGTTGTGGCTCACCTACCCGGGCGGCGACGGCCCCGGGAAGGGGAAGCACGTCGTCTTCGTCGCCGCCGACCAGGAGTACCGGAGCGAGTACGCCCTGCCGATGCTCGCCCGGCTACTCGCCAAGCACCACGGCTTCCACTGCACCGTGCTGTTCGGCGTGAACGACAAGGGCGAGGTCGACCCGACGATGAAGATTCGCTGGGAAGACAAGACCGTCACGCACAACGTCCCGGGTCTGGAACACCTCGACAAGGCGGACCTGGTCGTCTTCTTCACCCGACTCCTGTCGCTCCCCGACCGGCAACTCGCGCACGTCTACAGGTACCTCGATTCGGGCAAGCCGGTCATCGGCATCCGGACCGCGAACCACGGCTTCCTGGGCTTCGAGTACAAGATGGACGGCAAGCGGGTCGACTTCGGCGAGGACGTGCTCGGCGGGTCGTTCCGCAGCCACCACGGCCGCTGGCAGGCGGACTCGACGCGCGGCGTGATCGTCGAACAGAATAAGAACCACCCGGTCCTGAAGGGCGTGCGCGACGTCTGGGGGCTGACGGACGTGTACCGCACGTACAAGGTGGGCGGCGCACTCCCGGCCGGCTGCACGCCGCTGCTCGACGGCCAGCCGCTCAAGGGCCGGAACCCCGACGACGCGCCCAACCCCGACCTGATCGCGCTGCCCGTGGCCTGGGTCAAGACCTGGACCGGCAACACGAGGAAGACGGCCCGGGTGTTCCACACCACGATGGGGAGCGCGGAAGACTACCGCAACCCCGGCCTGCGGCGGTTGACGGTCAACGCCGCCTACTGGTGCCTCGGGCTGGAAGAGAAAATCGACCCGGCCTCGAAGGTCGATCTGGTCGGCGAGTACCAGCCGCCGGGGAGTGGGTTCAACTACGCGAAACTCAACGTCGTGCCACGGCCGCCGAGCATTTACAAGTAG